ATATACCTTTACGCATTGGACATCACAATAAAATATAGCCCCCCACTTAAGTGTCGTTAAGTAAGGGACTATCTATCATGGTTTATAATTAACGCCTGTTGAATACGTATTTCCTGCATTCCAAAGAAGATACTCGTTAATTCCATTATCTTGGAGCGCTTTAATTTGCGCCTCCACTTCAGCTTTCCCGTATTTCAAGTAATTTCCAGAACCAAGCCAAGAAGCAGTAAAGTCTTGCAACCAAGGTCGTGATACAGGTTGATTCTCTAACTTTCCTAATACTTCGTTTTCAACCTTTGCATATTCGGCTACTAATTTATAAGGCTCCAAATCAGGTTTTGCAATTCCAAAATAAGAAGTCCAATGACTTGGATAAATCATCGAAGAAATAACGTCTACATTTTCCGAGATTTTCGAGAAGTTCTGCCCAATTCCTGGTGCTTCAGTCAACGTCGCTGCGTAGCCAAAAATATCCACAGACACCTCTACCCCATAAGGCTTCAACTGTTCACGCGCATAAGCAACAAAATCCGTGACAGCTTCAACACGTCTCTGTACAGGATCAAGTTCAGATTCTGCATAATCCCCGTAAGAATATTCTAATGACTCAAAGCGCTTTTCGAAACCTTCCGGGAATCGAACATAGTCAAACTGAATTTCTTGGAAGCCCATTTTCGCCGCCTCTATTGCAATTTCAACATTATAATCCCATACATCCTTCATAAACGGATTGACAAACGCTTCCTTGCGTCCATTTTTCCAAACAGTTTCACCTTCTGTAAATGAAAGATCCGGCCGCTTTTCTGCCAACACTGTATCTTTAAAGACGACGATACGACCAATTGGATAAATTTTCTTTTCTTCTAGTTCTTCTAATAATGCGCGCGGATTCTTAATATAAGATTTACCAATATCCATCGTTGCTAACGAAGAATCTCCCTCAGGAATATACGTTAAATTTCCAAAATCATCTTTAATATCAATGACCATTGCATTTAAATCCGTTGAATCAATTAAATCAACAAGATTTTGAAAACGTGCTCCCCCCGCTGAATGACCAGTTACGTATATGCCACGAACCGCATCAGGGTACTCAAACGTAAGACCCGAGTCATAGCGGAATAAAGTCGACGTTGCGATAATTCGTTTATCAATCTCTTCAAAACCATATGTACGTTCTGTAAAATCTGCCATCTTTTGATTTTTCTCAGCATATCCTATAGTAGGAATTGCTAACATACATGCGACTAGTAATATCGCGAACCAACTTTTTCTCTTCACTTCGACAACATCCTTTCTATTTCACCAGTTTAACAGGGAATTCGCACAAGATAAAGTGACTTTATGAACATTCTTTCTTGCATATCCATGAGTTTCGCATTATAATACAGTCAATTCAACATAAATGTATTTTCCTTAATTCACAAAAAATAAAAAGCATTGAAGGAAAGAGTAATTTTATAACGGCTGGACAGAGAGTCTGTGGTTGGTGCGAACAGGCAGCCTTATTAAATGAATTGGATTCCTGAGCTGAATAGATGAACACAGTTTTATTTGCACATCGTCAGTAGTCTGTTACGTTTCTCCGCGTTAAGGAGTTTGAGTGGCCGTTTCGGCAATTCGGGTGGTATCACGGTTGATCTAAAATCAGTCGTCCCTTTTTTAGGGATGACTGATTTTTTATTTTCAATAACGTTAATTTCATCATTGCTTTATAATTATAGGAAGCCAAACCGACTTTGTACAATTTCATATATCAAACGTTGTCGGTATCGGGAAATTTTTAAGGAGGAAATTCAAATGAAAACTATCTTTTCAGGTGTACAACCAACAGGTACAGTAACAATCGGAAACTATATCGGAGCATTTCGTCAATTTACAGAACTGCAGCATGAATACCATTGTAATTTCTGTATTGTAGACCAACATGCCATTACAGTTCGTCAAGATCCAAAAGAATTGCACCAAACCATTCGTTCACTTGCCGC
This window of the Sporosarcina pasteurii genome carries:
- a CDS encoding putative glycoside hydrolase yields the protein MKRKSWFAILLVACMLAIPTIGYAEKNQKMADFTERTYGFEEIDKRIIATSTLFRYDSGLTFEYPDAVRGIYVTGHSAGGARFQNLVDLIDSTDLNAMVIDIKDDFGNLTYIPEGDSSLATMDIGKSYIKNPRALLEELEEKKIYPIGRIVVFKDTVLAEKRPDLSFTEGETVWKNGRKEAFVNPFMKDVWDYNVEIAIEAAKMGFQEIQFDYVRFPEGFEKRFESLEYSYGDYAESELDPVQRRVEAVTDFVAYAREQLKPYGVEVSVDIFGYAATLTEAPGIGQNFSKISENVDVISSMIYPSHWTSYFGIAKPDLEPYKLVAEYAKVENEVLGKLENQPVSRPWLQDFTASWLGSGNYLKYGKAEVEAQIKALQDNGINEYLLWNAGNTYSTGVNYKP